DNA from Choristoneura fumiferana chromosome 6, NRCan_CFum_1, whole genome shotgun sequence:
TTACGTTTTTGCGATAAAATAAGATACTCAGGGCGGGGTCAGGTTTGTCCAGTGTTAGTTTGCGACCGGTCGCCAACTGGATCGGGTCTGCCCCTATATTAATTGCCTGTCCGGCGGTTAACTTGGCGAATGGTCTGGGGTGGAGCTCACAGTTGCAATGACATCCCCGGCAAGACTGTTGGACTCCTTCCCGTGGTTGCCGCCCGTTAACTGCCTGATTCTGCCGTAGGAAGCAGGTAGAACCAAAACAAACAGTCGCATCCTGGAACATCAGCTACCCTCCCATCCCATTTATCCCGTACAACCAGCTGCAGGCGATGACGTGGCCTGTCGCCGCGGGCTTCATATCCGAAATAATAGGATATGAAGTGGTAGAATGCCACCTGCGTGTTTGTGCCGTGCGCGGGGACCCGTACGGATGGAGAACGAGATCCTGGTAGGTTGAGCTTGACGGGGGTCGTCGCCCTCAGAAGGCAACACGCCACTTTGGCTCGGGATTCATCTCACACGGGCGGTCGGGACCTAGCCAGTCACGATCAATCGGCTGTCGTATCCAGTAGACTGGATGCGGGCGAGGGTTCTGGGGTGCGGAGGTCGGTAGTCGGCGAGGCACAAACCCAATGCAGTCCACAACAAGCTGCTGCGGGGAGGCAACGTGCGGACTCATCTGGCAGCCCACTTTGGAACCCTATATCCTGCTGGTAGCCCTGGTGGGTCAAACCATCCCCAGTTGAGGGCTCCGTGGAGGGTGGGGAGCCAGCGGGACGAAGAACAACCGAGGATTCATGGACTCCAAAAGTTGTTGTACGAAGAGTAGGGAGGCCGGACCCGTAGGGGATGAGGCAAAAAAAGACTGTGGAAAGGTGCGACGTGTCCCTGTCACTGACAGAGACGCGGGAGCCGGACCCAGTTCTAAAAAGGGACCCGTTGGGTTCACTAAGGCGCGTGGCACTGGTGTCAAGGCGCATCGAACGAAGGGCGAAAAGTGCGGTGGCGCTGCTCCCCCAAAAGGTACAGCCCGACCTCTTCCCGAAGGGTCGAAGAGAGGGCGCACAGTTCCCCCTGCAAAGGGTCGACCTGTGTCGTTGCCGGTAAGGGGAAACGCGTAACTGCGCCTAGTAGCAGGAAGGCGGTGGCCCCACCACAACCAAATCCGGTTCAGCCGAATCCGGCCTCTGGGGAGGGAGCGCAAACACCTACGGGTACGAGCGCGCCTTCCTACGAGGGTTGGACGAAGATGAGCAGGAGGAGGAAGAGGAGGGCGAAGGAAATCCTGAGAGCGTTGGGACCCCTGGAAGACAGCTCGTCTGAAGGTGGAACCCCGGCAGCGCCCACAGGAAATCCTGCACCGCAAAAAAGGCCACTGGCGACAACTGGCGGACCTTCTCAATCTGCTAGAGACTCCAAAAGGACGAAGGTGGCGGAGTCGTATGCGGAGATTTTGGCGGGTGAGAGGGCTGCCATTGTCCCGGTGGACTTTCCGGCCGAACGAGTCCTGATGGGGCATGTCGGGGCCATACAGGAGGCTGTGATCACACGCCTGCTGGATGCCCCCGACCCGCTTCCACAGTTGACCTTCGGCAACATCGTGGGAGGGGCACTGCATGTTGGCTGCAATAACGCAGAGTCCTTTGCATGGCTCAGCTCAGCAATTGGGGAGGGTGAAATTGCTGGGATGAGCCTGAAAGTCGTGTACGCCAGGGATCTTCCGAAGCCGGTCAAAATGGCATGGAAGACGAAGATCGTTGGAGTACAGGACAGCAGGACGCTGCTGCGGCTGCTGCAGCGCTTCAACCCGAGGCTGCATACGGAGCAGTGGAAAGTGGTTGACACCATAGTGGCGGAAGCCAGCGCCCGGCGCATCATATTGATGGACCGGGAGTCGGCTGAAGTCATTAAGGAAGCCGGCTACTGTCTACACTCTGGGATCGACGTCAGctccttcaagcttctggatgACGCGGAGAAGACGCTTGGAGGGGGTGGCGACGATCAGAGTACTGCTCGCGGCAAAGCCAAAGCTAACCCTGGGATAGCTGGTGCTGCTGCCGATGGTGTTGAGGTGAACCCTGAGCACGCCAAGGAAGCTCCCGGTGATGCCAAAGTGGCTCCCGGTGACACCGAGGCTAGTTCTGGTGTAGCCGAGATACACTCGGTTGGTGCCCAGGCGGTCCCAGGCGAAGCTGAGGTGGGGGCGGCGGTGGTGATGGAGGTAGAGGATGTGGGGTCGGACAGTGGGGCTGACGGGGTGCGTGGGGTCGGGGGATCTTCTGTGACCTCGTCTCAGATTTCCCTGGCTGATCTGCGCGCTCTGTCAGAGCTATATCTGGACGGACCCACATCCCCTGCATCTCAAGAGGAGCCGCAGGAAAGGGCTGCTGACCTCAGCATGCCCAAGAAAAATTAAGAGGCCCAACATGGATGGTCTAAGGTGCgtacaaattaatttacaacacaaTAAGGCTGCTACTGCAATTTTAGCAAAACAGTTAAAAAGTGAGCAATTCGATATCGCCTTGATACAAGAACCTTATGTATATAAAGGAGAAATAAGAGGCTTAGGCGGAACGGGAGGCATATTATTTCACTCCTGTTCCGAAAATAACGATATGAGGACGTGCATATATGTCAGAAACGGCATCAATGCCATGcccttgaatgctttctgttcCAGGGATCTTACAACCATCAAGATCCTAGGGAGGGGGAAGGTAAGGCCCTTATTTTCTCATCTGCCTACCTTCCCTATGAAGCGACGGACCCGATCACACCACTACTCCGGAGTCTTGTCGAGAACAGCAGCAAGGCGAACACCGGCCTAATTATTGGCTGTGACGCTAATGCTCACCATGTCATCTGGGGGAGCTCGGACGTCAACAAAAGAGGAGAGAAGTTACTGGATTTTCTGGTGAGCTCTTCTttacaaattatgaataaagGCAATGACCCAACATTTgttaacgcaaaaagaggtgagGTTATTGATGTGACGTTGGCTACTAACAATATATGTAGGAACATTACGAAATGGCATGTATCCAATGAAACAACTTTATCGGATCACAGGTATATATGCTTTAGGTACAGAATTAACGAACCAATAAAAACTGTGCTTAAAAGGAACCCTAGGAACACGGACTGGTTGTCTTTTAAGAAAGATCTAAAAGTGGAACTAGGTGACCCTAAAGGTAAGCTCAATTCTATAATAGACATCGAGTTTGAAGCGGACAACATAGTCCGAGCCATCAATAATGCTTGGACTAATAACTGCCCGGAAAAAAAGACTGGGGCAAAGAAAGTCCCATGGTGGAACCCTGATATCGCGAGACTCAGGAAAGAAACCAGGGCGATCTTCAATGATGCAAAGGCTTCAAAAAACTTTGAGACCTATGCAAAAAAGCTCACAGAATACAATAAAGCTGTGAGAAAAGCAAAAAGAAAAGCATGGAAAGACCACTGCGACCAAATAGGTTCAATACCAGAAGGAATGAGGCTCACGAAGGCTCTAGCTACAACCAGATCGGTCCCATTAACTACCATAAAGGGGAAAGATGGGAACGTGACGGAGACAGGCATAGAGacactaaaaataatgtatgaGACACATTTCCCAGGCTCTATTATACATCAGAGCAGAACCGATAGTAACTCAATCAGTGCTGCTGAACAAGTGGGCACTACCACAAGGCACAATTGGGATactgccaaaaaagtagtagaTCACGATAAGTTAAAGTGGGCTTTGTCCACCTTTCGCCCTTATAAAACACCAGGACCAGATGGTGTTTATCCAGTTCTACTACAAGAAGGAGCTAATGTACTTATACCACATCTTAGTAGATTGTACAGAGCATGCCTAGCCTTCGGACACGTACCGCGTGTGTGGAGACAAGTTAAGGTAATCTACCTTCCAAAACCTGGTAAGGCAGATTATAATGATGCCAAATCATATAGGCCAATAAGCCTGTCATCATTCTTCCTGAAAACATTGGAAAAATTGGTTGACAGATACATAAGGGACGGACCGCTAAAACGGCATCCACTGCATAAAATGCAATGCGCCTACCAACCGGGGAAGTCGACAGAATCAGCGATACACCTGGTAGTAAGCAAAGCGGAACAGGCAATAGAGAATAAAGAGCTCTGCCTGGCTGCGTTTCTGGACGTGGAAGGAGCATTTGATCGTACAACGTATCATGCCATCAAAACTGCTGCGGATAGACATGGCATTGAACCCACTATCTGCAGATGGATGGAAAGAATGCTCAACAGCAGACTGATAACTTCAACCTTGCTAGGAGAAGAATTATCAGCCACAGCCACAAAAGGATGCCCTCAAGGAGGGGTTTTATCGCCCACGCTATGGAGCTTGGTGATAAACTCGCTACTAGAGGATCTCAACACAGGCCCAGTACAAACAGTGGGTTATGCAGATGACCTAGTAATACTTGTCAATGGGAAATTCCCAAACACAGTATCGGGAATCATGAACGTAGCTCTAAACAAAGTAGAGAGGTGGTGCAAAGAATATCACCTCTCCATAAATCCGAGCAAAACGGTGGTAATACCATttaccagaaaaagggaccTAAAAAGCATACAGACTTTAAGAATGTATGACAGGGAACTAAGACTTTCCAATGAAGTAAAATATCTTGGAATAATCCTTGATAAAGGACTTAACTGGAAAAAACAGGTGGAATACACAGTGACCAAAGCGACGAGAGTTTTTGGCATGTGTAGATCCGCATATGGAAAAACATGGGGACTGAACCCAAAAGTACTGAGATGGATCTACACCATAATGGTGAGACCCATCATACTGTATGGGTGCCTCGCCTGGTGGCCTAGGGCACAACTAAGCACATGTAGGAATCTACTGGCAAAAATCCAGAGAATGGCCTGCATGGCTATCACAGGGGCGTTCAAAACAACGCCGACAGCAGCAATGGAAGTCTTACTGGACTTACCACCACTGCATATTGCTATAGAATCCGAAGCGCGGAAGTCGTTGCACAGAATGAAAATGTACGGCCTGTGGAACGATTCCGCTCCAAGGACAAAGCACACTAAAATGGAACAAAACGAATACCTTGATAGTATAATGGCGATGGGTTGCGACAAAATGCAACCAAAGTACATATTCCGAAGGAACTTCAAGGTTCATGTTCCCACAAGGGCTGAATGGGCAGAAGGACTGACACTGCCGGAAGGCAGTGAAAATTCATGGTACACGGATGGATCTAAAATGAAATCCGGTACAGGAGCCGGCATTCATGCCAAGGACTTTAACAGTAGCGTAAGCATGGGAAATTATGCAACTGTCTTTCAAGCAGAGACGTATGCAATTATCGCCTGTGCACAGGAGAATATAGATAGGAAGGTAAGGAAAAAACCATCTATATACTCAGTGACAGTCAAGCAGCCCTAAAGGCGCTCACATCGCCAAAGGTTGACTCAAGACTGATCTATAATGGAGTACAAGCACTAAACAAGCTTGGCAGACGCAATAGAGTGAGACTGGTTTGGATCCCAGGACACAAAGGCTTCATCGGAAATGAAAAAGCAGATGAGCTAGCAAGGGAAGGGtcaatgaacaaaaacataGGGCCCGAGCCGTATGTGGGACTCTCACAGGGAACCATGAAGAATGCCATAAACGACCACACCAAACTTAAACACCAACAAGAGTGGAAAACACTGGAAGGTCTAAAGCATTCAAAACGATTCATCGAAAATGTCAGCACAAGCTGGACTAAAAAACT
Protein-coding regions in this window:
- the LOC141429280 gene encoding uncharacterized protein; translation: MSRRRKRRAKEILRALGPLEDSSSEGGTPAAPTGNPAPQKRPLATTGGPSQSARDSKRTKVAESYAEILAGERAAIVPVDFPAERVLMGHVGAIQEAVITRLLDAPDPLPQLTFGNIVGGALHVGCNNAESFAWLSSAIGEGEIAGMSLKVVYARDLPKPVKMAWKTKIVGVQDSRTLLRLLQRFNPRLHTEQWKVVDTIVAEASARRIILMDRESAEVIKEAGYCLHSGIDVSSFKLLDDAEKTLGGGGDDQSTARGKAKANPGIAGAAADGVEVNPEHAKEAPGDAKVAPGDTEASSGVAEIHSVGAQAVPGEAEVGAAVVMEVEDVGSDSGADGVRGVGGSSVTSSQISLADLRALSELYLDGPTSPASQEEPQERAADLSMPKKN